The proteins below are encoded in one region of Microbacterium pygmaeum:
- the arfA gene encoding arabinosylfuranosidase ArfA, with protein sequence MTRARVHLDPRNEIAQIDRRLFGGFVEHLGRHIYDGIFEPGHPSADDEGFRTDVIDLVKELGVSTIRYPGGNFVSGYRWEDGIGPIESRPRRLDLAWHATETNRIGLHEFASWLEKVGSDLMLAVNLGTRGTQEAIDLLEYANTSVPTARTDERAANGHPEPFAVKMWCLGNEMDGPWQLGHRNADDYGKLASRTAKGMRQLDPSIELVACGSSGRSMPTFGTWERQVLEHTFDDVDFISCHAYYQEHDGDAQEFLVSAVDMQRFIESVVATADAVAAARKSDKRIMISFDEWNVWYLTRWEEQARTYGPDEWPVAPRQLEDQYSALDAVVFGDLLITLLQHADRVRSASLAQLVNVIAPIMTEPGGPAWRQTTFFPFSITSRLATGRAVRVQIESETVPSARFGAVPQLNAVATADDEGVSVFLVNRSTTDAATATIDLGLLTSVLGRDVAVTESHLLHDDDISAANTLERPERVGVRALDDVRVVDSALLLTLPPVSWAAVRLA encoded by the coding sequence ATGACTCGCGCACGCGTCCACCTCGACCCGCGGAACGAGATCGCGCAGATCGATCGCCGGCTCTTCGGCGGGTTCGTCGAGCACCTCGGGCGCCACATCTACGACGGCATCTTCGAGCCGGGGCATCCGTCCGCCGACGATGAAGGGTTCCGCACCGATGTCATCGACCTCGTCAAGGAGCTCGGCGTCTCCACGATCCGGTATCCGGGCGGCAATTTCGTCTCGGGCTACCGGTGGGAGGACGGCATCGGACCGATCGAGAGCCGGCCCCGCCGTCTCGATCTCGCGTGGCACGCCACCGAGACCAACCGCATCGGGCTCCACGAATTCGCCTCGTGGCTCGAGAAGGTCGGCAGCGACCTGATGCTCGCGGTGAACCTCGGCACCCGGGGAACGCAGGAGGCGATCGACCTGCTCGAGTACGCGAACACCTCGGTGCCGACCGCCCGTACTGACGAGCGCGCCGCCAACGGGCATCCTGAGCCGTTCGCCGTGAAGATGTGGTGCCTCGGGAACGAGATGGACGGCCCGTGGCAGCTCGGCCACCGGAACGCGGACGACTACGGCAAGCTCGCATCGCGCACCGCGAAGGGCATGCGTCAGCTCGACCCCTCGATCGAGCTGGTCGCCTGCGGATCGTCGGGTCGCTCGATGCCGACCTTCGGCACGTGGGAGCGACAGGTGCTGGAGCACACGTTCGACGACGTCGACTTCATCTCGTGCCACGCCTACTACCAGGAGCACGACGGTGACGCGCAGGAGTTCCTCGTCTCCGCGGTGGACATGCAGCGCTTCATCGAGAGCGTCGTGGCCACGGCGGATGCGGTCGCAGCCGCCCGCAAGAGCGACAAGCGGATCATGATCTCGTTCGACGAGTGGAACGTCTGGTACCTCACGCGCTGGGAGGAGCAGGCGCGCACCTACGGGCCGGACGAGTGGCCGGTTGCACCGCGTCAGCTCGAAGACCAGTACTCGGCGCTGGATGCCGTCGTCTTCGGCGACCTGCTCATCACGCTCCTGCAGCACGCGGACCGGGTGCGCTCGGCATCCCTCGCGCAACTGGTCAATGTCATCGCGCCGATCATGACCGAACCGGGCGGACCCGCGTGGCGTCAGACCACGTTCTTCCCGTTCTCGATCACCTCCCGCCTCGCGACCGGTCGTGCCGTGCGCGTGCAGATCGAGAGTGAGACGGTGCCGAGTGCGCGGTTCGGTGCCGTCCCCCAGCTCAATGCCGTCGCGACGGCCGACGATGAGGGCGTGAGCGTGTTCCTCGTGAACCGTTCGACGACGGATGCCGCGACCGCCACGATCGACCTCGGCCTGCTCACCTCCGTGCTCGGGCGGGACGTCGCGGTCACCGAATCCCATCTGCTCCACGACGACGACATCTCGGCCGCGAACACGCTGGAGCGCCCCGAACGCGTGGGGGTTCGCGCGCTCGACGACGTGCGCGTCGTCGATTCAGCGCTGCTCTTGACACTGCCGCCGGTGTCGTGGGCGGCCGTCCGACTGGCCTAG
- a CDS encoding Gfo/Idh/MocA family protein: MTDTTLAPAPVVATPDRPQVREIGIIMNGVSGRMGYRQHLVRSILAIRDQGGIELSDGTRVTVKPILVGRSAAKLAELAAKHDIEDYTTDIDAALADPRWEIYADFLVTKARASALRKAIAAGKTIYTEKPTAESVEEALELANLAAAAGVKTGVVHDKLYLPGLQKLKRLIESGFFGRILSVRGEFGYWVFEGDWQPAQRPSWNYRAEDGGGIIVDMFPHWNYVLENLFGKVETVYAQASTHIPTRWDENGEPYQATAEDAAYGIFELEGGAIAQINSSWTVRVNRDELVEFHVDGTHGSAVVGLFGAKIQHRNATPKPVWNPDLADGHDYDADWADVPTNDVFQNGFRQQWEEFLTSYVQETPYEFDLLSGARGVLLAEAGLRSSREGRKIELSALALG, translated from the coding sequence GTGACCGACACGACTCTGGCACCGGCGCCCGTCGTTGCAACACCGGATCGCCCGCAGGTGCGCGAGATCGGCATCATCATGAACGGGGTGTCGGGTCGCATGGGCTACCGGCAGCATCTGGTGCGCTCGATCCTCGCGATCCGCGACCAGGGCGGCATCGAGCTCAGTGACGGCACGCGGGTCACGGTCAAGCCGATCCTCGTGGGTCGCAGCGCTGCCAAGCTGGCCGAGCTGGCCGCCAAGCACGACATCGAGGACTACACCACGGACATCGACGCGGCGCTCGCCGATCCCCGCTGGGAGATCTACGCCGACTTCCTCGTGACCAAGGCGCGGGCATCCGCGCTTCGCAAGGCCATCGCCGCGGGCAAGACGATCTACACCGAGAAGCCGACCGCCGAGTCGGTCGAAGAGGCGCTGGAGCTGGCGAACCTCGCCGCCGCGGCCGGGGTGAAGACCGGTGTCGTCCACGACAAGCTGTACCTGCCGGGCCTCCAGAAGCTCAAGCGCCTCATCGAGTCCGGCTTCTTCGGGCGGATCCTCTCCGTGCGCGGCGAGTTCGGCTACTGGGTGTTCGAGGGCGACTGGCAGCCCGCGCAGCGTCCCAGCTGGAACTACCGCGCCGAGGACGGCGGCGGCATCATCGTCGACATGTTCCCGCACTGGAACTACGTCCTGGAGAACCTGTTCGGCAAGGTCGAGACGGTCTACGCCCAGGCATCCACCCACATTCCGACCCGCTGGGACGAGAACGGCGAGCCGTACCAGGCCACCGCCGAAGACGCCGCGTACGGCATCTTCGAGCTCGAGGGCGGCGCGATCGCGCAGATCAACTCCAGCTGGACCGTCCGCGTGAACCGCGACGAGCTGGTCGAGTTCCACGTCGACGGCACACACGGCTCGGCCGTGGTCGGACTGTTCGGCGCGAAGATCCAGCACCGCAACGCCACACCGAAGCCGGTGTGGAACCCCGACCTCGCCGACGGCCACGACTACGACGCCGACTGGGCCGATGTGCCCACGAACGACGTGTTCCAGAACGGCTTCCGCCAGCAGTGGGAGGAATTCTTGACGTCATACGTGCAGGAGACCCCCTACGAGTTCGACCTGCTCTCGGGCGCGCGTGGCGTGCTGCTGGCCGAGGCAGGCCTCCGCTCCAGCCGTGAGGGTCGCAAGATCGAGCTCTCCGCACTCGCGCTGGGCTGA
- a CDS encoding dihydrodipicolinate synthase family protein, which translates to MADLTLLSPDGATSSVELVEAAGYAKPTAALRSRVAYAAAHVVPQTWADNTPGRPAEVDWDATLDFRRAVYSWGLGVADAMDTAQRNMGLDAAATRELISRSAQVAREEGGSVVVGVNTDHLEDDFVSIDAVIDAYKEQLHFTEEQGAGPVLMASRHLARAADSAEDYRRVYREVLASATTPVVLHWLGTAFDPMLAGYFGNTDWRAAADVLLEIIAEDPSKVSGVKMSLLDAASEVSVRERLPEGVRMFTGDDFNYVGLIGGDTVDASTGSATGKGHSDALLGAFAAITPVASAAIQALDAGDPARYLEILGPTEELSRQVFAAPTFYYKTGVAFLSWLNGHQSAFQMVGGLHSARSLPHLSRIVELANASRALEQPELAAERWHGMLRLNGVDA; encoded by the coding sequence GTGGCCGATCTCACACTCCTCTCGCCGGACGGCGCGACCTCCTCCGTCGAGCTCGTCGAGGCGGCCGGCTACGCCAAACCCACCGCTGCGCTGCGCAGTCGTGTGGCGTACGCCGCGGCGCACGTCGTGCCGCAGACCTGGGCCGACAACACGCCGGGCAGGCCCGCCGAGGTCGACTGGGATGCCACGCTGGATTTCCGCCGTGCCGTGTACTCGTGGGGACTCGGTGTCGCCGACGCCATGGACACCGCACAGCGAAACATGGGACTGGATGCCGCGGCGACTCGCGAGCTCATCTCGCGTTCGGCCCAGGTCGCCCGCGAGGAGGGCGGTTCGGTGGTGGTCGGCGTGAACACCGATCACCTCGAGGACGACTTCGTCTCGATCGACGCCGTCATCGACGCGTATAAGGAGCAGCTGCACTTCACCGAGGAGCAGGGTGCCGGTCCGGTCCTGATGGCCTCGCGCCATCTCGCCCGTGCAGCCGACAGCGCCGAGGACTACCGCAGGGTCTACCGTGAGGTGCTCGCCAGCGCCACCACCCCTGTCGTGCTGCACTGGCTCGGAACGGCGTTCGACCCGATGCTCGCCGGCTACTTCGGCAACACGGACTGGCGGGCTGCCGCGGATGTGCTGCTGGAGATCATCGCGGAAGATCCCTCGAAGGTCTCGGGCGTGAAGATGAGCCTGCTGGATGCGGCGTCCGAAGTGTCCGTGCGGGAACGCCTGCCGGAGGGCGTCCGGATGTTCACCGGCGACGACTTCAACTACGTCGGGCTGATCGGCGGCGACACGGTCGACGCGTCCACCGGCTCGGCAACCGGGAAGGGCCACTCCGACGCGCTGCTGGGCGCGTTCGCGGCGATCACCCCCGTTGCATCCGCCGCCATCCAGGCCCTCGATGCCGGCGACCCCGCGCGGTATCTGGAGATCCTCGGCCCGACCGAGGAGCTCAGCCGGCAGGTCTTCGCCGCTCCGACGTTCTACTACAAGACCGGCGTCGCCTTCCTGTCGTGGCTCAACGGCCACCAGAGCGCGTTCCAGATGGTCGGGGGCCTGCACTCCGCGCGGAGCCTGCCGCACCTGTCGCGCATCGTCGAGCTGGCCAATGCGTCGCGCGCACTGGAGCAGCCGGAACTCGCCGCGGAGCGCTGGCACGGCATGCTGCGGCTGAACGGCGTCGACGCGTGA
- a CDS encoding sugar phosphate isomerase/epimerase family protein, translating into MTVDPRLSINQATIKYADLAAALRVTAEAGVQAIGLWREPVAEVGLATAASMLTDSGLRFTTHCRGGFFTMPEGPARRASIDDNRVAIEEAATLAAAGAPGSTAILVLVAGGLPEGSRDLVGARERVRDAIGELVPDAAAAGVTLAIEPLHPMYVSDRAVVSTLGQALDIAADFDASVVGATVDTFHVFWDPDVLPQIARAGREGRIATYQVCDWRTPLPADVLLSRHYPGDGVIDFASLTEAVEATGYSGDIEVEIFNQDIWDTDPLTVVERTAAAFGTSVSMHLRRP; encoded by the coding sequence GTGACGGTCGACCCGCGCCTGTCGATCAACCAGGCGACCATCAAGTACGCCGACCTGGCCGCGGCGCTGCGCGTGACGGCCGAAGCAGGCGTGCAGGCGATCGGCCTCTGGCGCGAACCGGTGGCCGAGGTGGGGCTCGCGACGGCCGCCTCGATGCTGACCGACTCGGGGCTCAGGTTCACCACGCACTGCCGCGGCGGGTTCTTCACCATGCCGGAGGGCCCGGCGCGGCGCGCCTCGATCGACGACAACCGCGTCGCGATCGAAGAGGCCGCGACGCTCGCCGCAGCCGGAGCGCCCGGCTCGACGGCGATCCTCGTGCTGGTCGCCGGCGGTCTGCCGGAGGGCTCGCGAGATCTCGTCGGTGCGCGCGAACGCGTGCGCGACGCGATCGGCGAGCTGGTTCCGGATGCCGCGGCCGCCGGCGTCACGCTGGCGATCGAGCCCCTGCATCCGATGTACGTCTCCGATCGCGCCGTGGTATCCACCCTCGGGCAGGCGCTGGACATCGCCGCCGACTTCGACGCGAGCGTCGTCGGGGCGACCGTCGACACGTTCCACGTCTTCTGGGATCCCGACGTGCTGCCGCAGATCGCCCGCGCGGGACGCGAGGGTCGCATCGCGACCTACCAGGTGTGCGACTGGCGAACCCCGCTGCCCGCGGATGTGCTGCTGTCCCGCCACTACCCGGGCGACGGCGTCATCGACTTCGCGTCACTCACCGAGGCGGTCGAGGCCACCGGGTACTCCGGCGACATCGAGGTGGAGATCTTCAACCAGGACATCTGGGACACCGACCCGCTGACCGTGGTGGAGCGCACGGCGGCCGCGTTCGGCACGTCCGTCAGCATGCACCTGCGTCGGCCGTAG